The following are encoded together in the Bradyrhizobium algeriense genome:
- a CDS encoding DegT/DnrJ/EryC1/StrS family aminotransferase, translating to MNQHMRPEPVPFYDLGSQRRRLGTSIDEALSRVTSHCLFINGPEVAVLEKALADFCGAKHVVSCASGTDALLMVLMAREVGPGDAVLCPSFTFCATGEAVALTGATPVFVDVDEATYNMDAGSLRRGIATAKQRGLKPRAVIPVDLFGQSADHDAIAEVAQAEGLFVLDDAAQGFGASYKGRRIGSLGLATATSFFPTKPLGCFGDGGAIFTDDDKLAETLRSIRVHGQGSDKYDNVRLGLTGRLDTMQAAVLIEKLKIFEDEIAARNRVAERYSRGLGNFVTVPRLAPGCTSIWAQYTIRLPKGTDRDGFAAALRAQGVPTMVYYTKSMHQQTAYKSFPVADGGLPVSEKLSDDVISLPIHAYLDEATQDRVIEAVRGALSA from the coding sequence ATGAACCAGCACATGCGTCCAGAACCCGTTCCCTTCTATGACCTCGGCTCGCAGCGCCGGCGGCTCGGCACATCGATTGATGAGGCGCTCTCGCGTGTGACCAGCCATTGCCTCTTCATCAATGGTCCGGAAGTGGCCGTGCTGGAGAAGGCGTTGGCGGATTTCTGCGGCGCCAAGCATGTCGTGAGCTGCGCGAGCGGCACCGACGCGCTTCTGATGGTCTTGATGGCCAGGGAAGTCGGCCCGGGGGACGCCGTCCTGTGTCCATCGTTCACGTTCTGCGCGACCGGCGAAGCCGTGGCGCTGACCGGCGCGACGCCGGTATTCGTCGATGTCGACGAAGCGACCTACAACATGGATGCAGGTTCGCTCCGGCGTGGCATCGCGACGGCGAAGCAGCGCGGCCTGAAGCCCCGGGCCGTGATCCCGGTCGACCTGTTTGGCCAAAGCGCCGATCACGATGCGATCGCCGAGGTCGCGCAGGCCGAGGGCCTGTTCGTGCTCGATGACGCAGCCCAGGGTTTTGGCGCAAGCTACAAGGGTCGCCGGATCGGCTCTTTGGGACTTGCGACCGCGACCAGCTTCTTCCCGACAAAGCCGCTCGGCTGCTTCGGCGATGGTGGCGCCATCTTTACCGATGATGACAAGCTTGCCGAGACGCTGCGCAGCATCCGCGTTCACGGCCAGGGCTCCGACAAATACGACAACGTGCGCCTTGGCTTGACCGGACGGCTCGATACCATGCAGGCGGCGGTGCTGATCGAGAAGTTGAAGATTTTCGAGGACGAGATCGCGGCGCGCAACCGCGTGGCGGAACGCTATTCGCGCGGTCTCGGCAACTTCGTGACCGTGCCGCGGCTGGCTCCCGGATGCACTTCGATCTGGGCGCAGTACACCATCCGCCTGCCCAAGGGGACCGATCGCGACGGTTTTGCGGCAGCGCTGAGGGCGCAGGGCGTTCCGACGATGGTCTACTACACGAAATCGATGCATCAGCAGACCGCGTACAAGAGTTTCCCGGTGGCGGATGGCGGGCTGCCGGTGAGCGAAAAGCTTTCGGACGATGTTATCAGCCTGCCGATTCACGCCTATCTCGACGAGGCGACGCAGGATCGCGTGATCGAGGCGGTGCGCGGCGCGCTTTCTGCCTGA
- the murJ gene encoding murein biosynthesis integral membrane protein MurJ yields MLGRIFTVGGYTLLSRLTGFARDIMLAAILGAGPVADAFFVALRLPNHFRAIFAEGAFNAAFVPAYAHLHGKSEASAKLFADRVFTLLFAVQVILLVAAWWFMPEVIAILAPGFKDDPARGELAISLTRITFPYLLLITLVTLYGGMLNVMHRFASAAAAPIFLNLSMMATLALAAFFPGAGYAAAWGVLIAGILEFMLLAGDAAKTGILPKFAVFKLDNDVRAFFRALGPATIGSMGTQIALFADTIIATFLPAGALSALYYADRLNQLPIGVIGIAIGTVLLPEMSRRLTANDVTGASAAQRRAFEFSLLFSVPFVAAFLTVPDVIMRAMFARGAFSKADAVAAGATLAAYAIGLIPFVTIRSAVATFYARHDTATPVKAALTGVAVNVALKVALMGALAQIGLALATATGAWVNLLLVLFFAVRAGYLELDRAWMISLAKFAAAGVLLAAALWAIARFASFYFAQMHTFRDETALLLLIVAGAFVYGVLILLLFGRGWLFSLLRDRTSARS; encoded by the coding sequence ATGCTCGGACGCATCTTCACCGTCGGCGGTTACACGCTGCTTTCGCGGCTGACCGGATTCGCGCGCGATATCATGCTCGCCGCCATTCTCGGCGCTGGTCCCGTCGCGGATGCGTTCTTCGTGGCGCTGCGGCTGCCCAATCATTTTCGCGCGATCTTCGCCGAGGGCGCCTTCAACGCCGCCTTCGTGCCGGCCTATGCGCATCTGCACGGCAAGAGTGAAGCGTCGGCAAAGCTGTTCGCCGATCGCGTCTTCACGCTGCTGTTTGCCGTCCAGGTGATTCTGCTCGTCGCGGCCTGGTGGTTCATGCCGGAGGTGATCGCCATCCTCGCGCCGGGGTTCAAGGATGACCCGGCGCGCGGCGAACTCGCGATCTCACTGACGCGGATCACATTTCCGTATCTGCTGCTGATCACGCTGGTGACGTTGTACGGCGGCATGCTCAACGTGATGCACCGCTTCGCAAGTGCTGCTGCCGCGCCGATCTTTCTCAATCTGTCGATGATGGCGACGCTGGCGCTGGCCGCGTTCTTTCCGGGCGCGGGCTACGCCGCCGCGTGGGGCGTATTGATCGCCGGCATCCTCGAATTCATGTTGCTGGCCGGTGACGCGGCAAAGACCGGCATCCTGCCCAAATTCGCGGTGTTCAAGCTCGACAATGATGTCCGCGCGTTCTTTCGCGCGCTGGGCCCCGCGACCATCGGCTCGATGGGAACGCAGATCGCGTTGTTCGCCGACACCATCATCGCAACCTTTCTGCCGGCGGGCGCGCTTTCGGCGCTGTATTACGCCGACCGTCTCAACCAGTTGCCGATCGGCGTGATCGGGATCGCGATCGGCACCGTGCTGCTGCCGGAAATGTCGCGGCGCCTCACCGCAAACGATGTCACCGGTGCGTCGGCCGCGCAGCGGCGGGCGTTCGAATTCTCGCTGTTGTTTTCGGTGCCGTTCGTCGCTGCCTTTCTGACCGTGCCTGACGTCATCATGCGCGCGATGTTTGCGCGCGGCGCGTTCTCGAAGGCGGATGCCGTGGCCGCGGGTGCCACGCTGGCCGCTTACGCGATCGGACTCATTCCGTTCGTGACAATCCGCAGCGCGGTCGCGACCTTCTACGCCCGCCACGACACCGCGACGCCGGTCAAGGCGGCGCTGACCGGTGTGGCTGTCAACGTGGCGCTGAAGGTCGCGTTGATGGGCGCGCTGGCGCAAATCGGCCTGGCGCTCGCCACCGCCACCGGGGCATGGGTCAATCTGTTGCTGGTGCTCTTCTTCGCGGTGCGGGCAGGTTACCTCGAACTCGATCGCGCCTGGATGATTTCACTCGCCAAGTTCGCGGCGGCCGGTGTTCTGCTCGCCGCCGCACTTTGGGCCATCGCGCGATTCGCCAGCTTCTATTTCGCGCAGATGCACACCTTCCGGGATGAGACCGCGTTGCTGCTGCTGATTGTGGCGGGTGCCTTTGTGTACGGCGTCTTGATCCTGCTGCTGTTTGGCAGGGGGTGGCTATTCTCGCTGCTGCGCGACCGGACATCCGCCCGTAGCTGA
- a CDS encoding outer membrane protein: MGVSAFKAIAASALAIVAATSIASAADLAPRYTKAPPAMVEVWNWTGFYIGGNAGYSWGRGNSDVSYFNTLTGVPIVPPAGSILGAGYDMNGAIAGGQIGYNWQSSNWVFGLEADAQWSDEKGRGVFSCAATLIGGPCLPGLTFLPAGVTGTSLAVDSHLEWFGTVRGRVGILATPRVLFYGTGGLAYGSIKTTGALAGVTPAGIAVASVASNSDVRLGWTVGAGVEGKITNNWSAKLEYLYMDFDSFRAGTFTLAPGSLISANVDTRFHDHVLRVGLNYTFGGPVIAKY; this comes from the coding sequence ATGGGCGTTTCAGCCTTCAAGGCAATCGCAGCTTCGGCACTGGCTATTGTGGCTGCAACTTCGATAGCATCCGCAGCGGACTTGGCTCCGCGCTACACCAAGGCACCGCCGGCCATGGTCGAGGTCTGGAACTGGACCGGCTTCTATATTGGCGGTAACGCCGGCTATAGCTGGGGCCGCGGCAATTCCGACGTTTCCTATTTCAACACGCTGACCGGGGTGCCGATCGTGCCGCCAGCCGGCTCGATCCTCGGCGCCGGCTATGACATGAACGGCGCCATTGCCGGTGGTCAGATCGGCTACAACTGGCAGAGCAGCAACTGGGTGTTCGGTCTGGAGGCTGACGCGCAGTGGTCGGACGAGAAGGGACGCGGAGTTTTTAGCTGCGCCGCGACGCTCATCGGCGGTCCGTGCCTTCCCGGCCTGACGTTCCTGCCTGCGGGCGTGACTGGCACCAGCCTCGCCGTCGACTCGCACCTCGAATGGTTCGGCACGGTGCGCGGCCGCGTCGGTATTCTCGCGACCCCGAGGGTCCTGTTCTACGGCACGGGCGGTCTGGCCTATGGCTCGATCAAGACCACCGGCGCGTTGGCTGGCGTTACGCCTGCCGGCATTGCGGTCGCTTCGGTCGCCTCAAATAGCGACGTGCGTTTAGGCTGGACAGTCGGCGCCGGTGTCGAAGGCAAGATCACCAACAACTGGAGCGCCAAGCTCGAATACCTCTACATGGATTTCGACAGCTTCCGCGCCGGGACCTTCACGCTCGCGCCGGGCAGCCTCATTAGCGCAAACGTGGATACGCGTTTCCACGACCACGTCCTGCGGGTCGGCCTGAACTACACCTTCGGCGGCCCGGTGATCGCGAAGTATTGA
- a CDS encoding xanthine dehydrogenase family protein molybdopterin-binding subunit, with the protein MAAPIKFGVGQSVLRKEDDALIRGKGRYTDDHSPQPAMHALMLRSPHAHAKFTINVTKARGMPGVSLILTAAEVGDLGDLPCLFNLETDPFTGPPYPILAKDEVRHVGDAVAFVVADSIDQARDAIEAIDVKWTPLPSVVGVVNAVKQGAPQVWPDKPGNVLFDVSIGDKKAAEAAFAKAHAVAEVSIVNPRVITNFMETRAAVAEYDAKRDHLTLTIGSQGSHRLREILCGMVLKMPMEKMRVICPDVGGGFGTKLFPYREYALISVAAKKLRKTIKWTADRSDHFIGDAQGRDNVTTAKMALAEDGKFLGMDVDLMGDMGAYLSTFGPYIPHGGAGMLPGLYDIQAFHCRVRTVFTNTVPVDAYRGAGRPEAAYVVERLVDAAARKLGMTPDAIRRKNFIPPKAMPYKTATGKVYDSGDFTAHMKRAMEVANWKEFPKRAKAAKKAGLMRGIGMACYVEVCGTMGEETANVALDPNGDISILIGTQSSGQGHQTAYAQLVAEQFGVPPERVHILQGDTDKIATGLGTGGSASIPTGGVSVERATRDLGGKLKEIAAEVLETSAGDLEISNGLVRIAGTDRSISFADLAKRPGVDPSKLNASATFAQADGTYPNGTHLAEVEIDPATGIIKIINYVIVDDFGVTLNPLLLAGQVHGGAMQGIGQALMEQAVYSATDGQLVTGTFMDYAVPRASDGPSFHFETHNVPCTTNPLGVKGAGEAGAIGSCPAVVNAIIEGLWREYKIDHIDMPATAERVWIAIREAQKLHNL; encoded by the coding sequence ATGGCAGCTCCCATCAAATTCGGCGTCGGTCAAAGCGTTCTCCGCAAGGAAGATGACGCGCTGATTCGCGGCAAGGGCCGCTATACCGACGACCATTCGCCACAGCCCGCGATGCATGCGCTGATGCTGCGCTCGCCGCATGCGCATGCGAAATTTACCATCAACGTCACCAAGGCCCGCGGGATGCCGGGCGTGTCGTTGATTCTGACCGCGGCCGAGGTCGGCGATCTCGGCGACCTGCCGTGCCTGTTCAACCTGGAAACCGATCCCTTCACCGGCCCGCCATACCCGATCCTCGCCAAGGACGAGGTGCGCCATGTCGGCGACGCCGTGGCCTTCGTGGTCGCCGATAGCATCGACCAGGCCCGCGATGCGATCGAGGCGATCGACGTCAAATGGACGCCGCTTCCTTCGGTGGTGGGCGTCGTCAACGCCGTCAAGCAGGGCGCGCCGCAGGTCTGGCCCGACAAGCCCGGCAACGTGCTGTTCGACGTGTCGATCGGCGACAAGAAGGCGGCTGAGGCCGCCTTTGCCAAGGCGCATGCGGTCGCCGAGGTATCGATCGTCAACCCGCGCGTCATCACCAACTTCATGGAAACGCGCGCAGCCGTCGCCGAATACGACGCCAAGCGCGATCACCTGACGTTGACCATCGGCAGCCAGGGCAGCCATCGCCTGCGCGAAATCCTGTGCGGCATGGTGCTGAAGATGCCGATGGAGAAGATGCGGGTGATCTGCCCCGACGTCGGCGGCGGCTTCGGCACGAAACTATTCCCTTACCGCGAATACGCCCTGATTTCAGTCGCCGCGAAAAAGCTGCGCAAGACCATCAAATGGACCGCCGACCGCTCCGATCACTTCATCGGCGACGCGCAGGGCCGCGACAACGTCACCACCGCAAAGATGGCGCTGGCCGAGGACGGCAAGTTCTTAGGGATGGACGTCGACCTGATGGGCGACATGGGCGCCTATCTCTCGACCTTCGGGCCTTACATCCCGCATGGCGGCGCCGGCATGCTGCCCGGGCTCTACGACATCCAGGCCTTCCATTGCCGCGTCCGCACCGTGTTCACCAACACCGTGCCGGTCGATGCCTATCGCGGCGCCGGGCGGCCTGAAGCTGCGTATGTGGTCGAACGGCTGGTCGATGCGGCGGCGCGTAAGCTCGGCATGACGCCGGATGCGATCCGGCGCAAGAATTTCATTCCGCCGAAGGCGATGCCCTACAAGACCGCGACCGGAAAGGTCTACGATTCCGGCGACTTCACTGCGCATATGAAGCGCGCGATGGAAGTCGCCAACTGGAAGGAGTTTCCCAAGCGCGCCAAGGCGGCGAAGAAGGCCGGCCTGATGCGCGGCATCGGCATGGCCTGTTATGTCGAGGTCTGCGGCACCATGGGCGAGGAGACCGCCAATGTCGCGCTCGATCCCAATGGCGACATCTCTATCCTGATCGGCACCCAGTCGAGCGGGCAGGGCCACCAGACCGCTTACGCGCAACTCGTCGCCGAGCAGTTCGGAGTGCCGCCGGAGCGCGTCCACATCCTGCAGGGCGACACCGACAAGATCGCCACCGGTCTCGGCACCGGCGGCTCGGCGTCGATCCCGACCGGCGGCGTCAGCGTCGAGCGTGCCACCCGCGACCTCGGCGGCAAGCTGAAGGAGATCGCCGCCGAAGTGCTGGAGACCAGCGCGGGCGACCTCGAGATCAGCAATGGCCTCGTGCGCATCGCCGGCACCGATCGCTCGATCAGCTTCGCGGATCTTGCAAAACGTCCGGGCGTCGATCCCTCGAAACTGAATGCGAGTGCGACCTTCGCGCAGGCCGATGGCACCTATCCGAATGGCACGCATCTCGCCGAAGTCGAGATCGATCCCGCCACCGGCATCATCAAGATCATCAACTATGTCATCGTCGACGATTTCGGCGTGACGCTCAATCCGCTGCTGCTCGCCGGCCAGGTGCATGGCGGCGCGATGCAGGGGATCGGCCAGGCATTGATGGAGCAGGCGGTCTATAGCGCGACTGACGGCCAGCTCGTCACCGGCACCTTCATGGACTATGCGGTGCCGCGCGCATCCGACGGCCCGTCATTCCATTTCGAAACCCACAACGTGCCGTGCACGACCAACCCGCTAGGCGTCAAGGGCGCGGGCGAGGCCGGTGCGATCGGCTCCTGTCCCGCGGTGGTCAATGCGATCATCGAGGGCCTGTGGCGCGAGTACAAGATCGATCACATCGACATGCCGGCCACGGCCGAGCGGGTCTGGATCGCAATCCGTGAGGCACAGAAGCTGCATAATCTCTGA
- a CDS encoding c-type cytochrome: MKRIIVVAAVLAFSAGAVVAQQDQVKRTQAMMKDNGKNAGALSAMVKGEKPYDQATVNAALAQFEDTAKNLPTLFPASMKGIKLEGDYDPSPKIWDDKAGFESQIKSFAKVVADAQGKVKNLDTLKAELPVIGKQCGGCHETFRIKKG, encoded by the coding sequence ATGAAGCGGATCATCGTCGTCGCAGCTGTGCTTGCATTCAGTGCCGGTGCGGTCGTTGCACAGCAGGATCAGGTCAAGCGGACCCAGGCCATGATGAAGGACAATGGCAAGAACGCCGGCGCGTTGTCGGCGATGGTCAAGGGCGAAAAGCCCTACGATCAGGCGACTGTCAATGCCGCGCTGGCCCAGTTCGAAGACACCGCCAAGAACCTTCCGACGCTGTTCCCCGCGAGCATGAAAGGTATTAAGCTGGAGGGTGATTACGATCCCTCGCCGAAAATCTGGGATGACAAGGCCGGCTTCGAGTCCCAAATTAAGAGCTTCGCCAAGGTCGTCGCCGATGCCCAAGGCAAGGTCAAGAATCTCGACACGCTAAAGGCGGAACTGCCCGTCATCGGCAAGCAGTGCGGTGGCTGCCACGAGACATTCCGGATCAAGAAGGGCTGA
- a CDS encoding CHRD domain-containing protein encodes MSNKTMLVTLALGAAIAFAGPASADKMKATLDGKSQVPPNTSAATGTADIDYDPASKKLSWKLSYSGLSGPATAAHFHGPAEAGKNAGVAVAIPNATSSPVEGSATLTDAQAADLVAGKYYVNIHTAANPGGEIRGQVTK; translated from the coding sequence ATGTCGAACAAGACCATGCTTGTCACGCTTGCGCTGGGGGCAGCGATTGCTTTTGCCGGACCCGCGTCCGCCGACAAGATGAAGGCGACCCTCGACGGCAAGTCCCAGGTGCCGCCCAACACCAGCGCGGCCACCGGCACCGCCGACATCGACTACGATCCCGCCAGCAAGAAGCTGAGCTGGAAGCTTTCCTATTCCGGTCTGTCGGGTCCTGCTACCGCCGCGCATTTCCACGGCCCAGCCGAAGCCGGCAAGAACGCCGGCGTCGCGGTCGCTATCCCGAACGCGACGTCGAGCCCGGTCGAGGGCAGCGCGACGCTGACCGATGCGCAGGCCGCGGACCTCGTGGCCGGCAAGTACTACGTCAACATTCACACCGCAGCCAATCCGGGCGGCGAAATCCGCGGCCAGGTAACCAAATAA
- a CDS encoding cytochrome c, with translation MLRRILLGLILVGAAGAGIFWWLTIPAVVAPASLSPRTPNLANGLTTFNAGGCSSCHAVPNQPDRLKLGGGLAMPSPFGTFYVPNISSDPTYGIGRWSEADFVTAVLKGTSPDGQHYFPAFPYASYQHATVEDIRDLFAYLKTLAPVAGEPRDHDVPFPFNIRRNVGVWKWLFMDGKPYTADASHSASWNRGAYLVNGPGHCAECHSPRNFLGGIVEAQRFAGGPNPEGEGWVPNITQKRLDEWSAKDIAYFLETGQTPDGDTAGGSMARVIRNISQLPPEDRAAIAEYLKSLPPVEGPPRPRKAKDAEKS, from the coding sequence ATGCTGCGACGAATTCTCCTTGGCTTGATCCTGGTTGGCGCCGCCGGCGCTGGAATCTTCTGGTGGCTGACGATCCCGGCAGTCGTTGCCCCGGCCTCGCTTTCTCCTCGCACGCCGAACCTCGCCAACGGCCTCACAACGTTCAATGCCGGGGGCTGTTCCTCCTGCCACGCCGTTCCCAACCAGCCCGATCGGCTGAAGCTCGGCGGCGGGCTTGCAATGCCTTCACCGTTCGGGACGTTTTACGTTCCCAACATCTCGTCCGATCCCACATACGGTATTGGCCGGTGGAGCGAAGCGGATTTCGTGACGGCTGTGCTCAAGGGGACATCGCCGGACGGCCAGCATTATTTTCCGGCCTTTCCATATGCGTCCTACCAGCATGCGACGGTCGAGGACATCCGCGACCTCTTCGCCTACCTGAAGACGCTTGCGCCGGTTGCCGGCGAGCCGCGCGACCACGACGTGCCGTTTCCGTTCAACATCCGTCGCAATGTCGGCGTCTGGAAATGGCTGTTCATGGACGGCAAGCCTTACACGGCGGACGCTTCACATTCGGCGTCATGGAATCGCGGCGCTTATCTCGTCAACGGTCCGGGCCATTGCGCCGAGTGCCACAGCCCGCGCAACTTCCTCGGCGGTATCGTCGAGGCGCAACGCTTCGCAGGCGGGCCCAATCCGGAGGGCGAGGGCTGGGTGCCCAACATCACCCAGAAGCGATTGGACGAGTGGAGCGCGAAGGACATCGCCTACTTCCTCGAAACCGGGCAAACGCCTGACGGCGACACCGCCGGTGGATCGATGGCGCGGGTGATCAGAAACATTTCGCAATTGCCGCCGGAGGATCGCGCCGCCATCGCAGAATACCTGAAGTCGCTGCCGCCGGTCGAGGGACCGCCGCGGCCCAGGAAGGCAAAGGACGCCGAGAAGTCATGA
- a CDS encoding J domain-containing protein, with product MRTLYDLLGALPSDDAEGLRTAFRKAAKATHPDINPDNPDAALRFRELVRAYDILTDAEQRETYDELLAIALQPPATKAVQTYETVRKVASNTMAATVISAVLVGGYVLFGLFSTPPGAAEITTDRTIGEAQVVAALHPDVTASDEPPVQREGDVSTVGAIGTSAVAPAAKEANVTAIGRFEQVPGFVSYNLAIQYYPRFATANFDRGIVLYRVGDFDPFAAIAPPKPATDLRRAKIAMPATATPAPRKPLMIVPPIASPAPPERRMPITAALTP from the coding sequence ATGAGGACGCTATACGATTTGCTCGGGGCGCTTCCGAGTGATGACGCCGAGGGCTTGCGGACCGCGTTCCGCAAGGCTGCGAAGGCGACACATCCCGATATCAATCCCGACAATCCCGATGCTGCCCTGAGGTTCAGGGAGCTGGTGCGCGCCTATGACATCCTGACCGATGCCGAGCAGCGCGAGACCTACGATGAACTGCTCGCCATTGCGCTTCAGCCGCCGGCCACGAAGGCCGTGCAGACCTACGAGACCGTGCGCAAGGTTGCCTCCAACACGATGGCGGCAACGGTCATTTCGGCGGTGCTGGTCGGAGGCTACGTCCTGTTCGGACTGTTTTCAACGCCACCCGGCGCAGCGGAAATCACGACCGACAGGACCATCGGCGAAGCGCAAGTCGTCGCAGCGCTGCATCCTGACGTCACCGCTTCGGATGAACCGCCCGTCCAGCGCGAGGGGGACGTATCGACCGTCGGTGCCATCGGGACATCGGCGGTTGCGCCCGCGGCGAAAGAGGCAAACGTCACGGCCATCGGCCGTTTCGAACAGGTCCCGGGATTCGTCTCATACAATCTCGCGATTCAATATTATCCGCGCTTCGCAACCGCCAATTTCGACCGCGGCATCGTTCTGTATCGCGTCGGCGATTTCGACCCGTTCGCCGCTATCGCTCCACCCAAGCCGGCCACGGACTTGAGGCGGGCAAAGATCGCCATGCCTGCGACCGCCACACCTGCGCCGCGCAAGCCGCTGATGATCGTGCCTCCTATTGCGTCCCCTGCGCCGCCAGAGAGGCGAATGCCGATCACCGCGGCCTTGACGCCCTGA
- a CDS encoding Ldh family oxidoreductase — translation MPVLSDTSVTFDRLKAFIEQALTAVGLPDADAATVAALMAEADLQGSDGHGVSRLPQYVRRIKAGGFNVRPNIHVVHEHAGTAVLNGDNGMGHLVMKRAAGMAIEKARSTGIGWVNSQFSNHAGPASLYATMPLAHDMIGLYFAVGNANHLPAWGGLDMLLSTNPIAAAIPAGDENPIVLDMATTVAAYGKVKTKALRGETMPEGWMIDREGKPLTDPKRADEGMLLPLGGMEAGYKGYGLAMIIGLLAGTLGGAAMGRDVIDFNHDDDSVTNTGQAVAAINIAAFGDIAVFKRSVDALVRDFRNSRRMPGVDRIWVPGERSHETRLRRTSLGIPIAPALLRGLDQVADDLGIARL, via the coding sequence GTGCCCGTCCTGTCCGATACATCAGTTACTTTTGACCGGTTGAAGGCCTTCATCGAGCAGGCGCTCACCGCGGTGGGCTTGCCGGACGCCGATGCTGCAACGGTCGCGGCCCTGATGGCGGAGGCCGACCTGCAGGGATCGGACGGGCACGGCGTCAGCCGGTTGCCGCAATATGTCAGGCGGATCAAGGCCGGCGGCTTCAACGTCCGGCCCAACATCCATGTCGTGCACGAGCACGCCGGCACCGCCGTCCTGAACGGCGACAATGGCATGGGCCACCTCGTGATGAAACGCGCGGCCGGGATGGCGATCGAAAAGGCGCGCAGCACCGGAATAGGCTGGGTCAACTCGCAGTTCAGCAACCATGCCGGCCCCGCCTCACTCTACGCCACGATGCCGCTCGCCCATGACATGATCGGGCTCTACTTCGCGGTCGGCAACGCCAATCACCTTCCGGCCTGGGGCGGCCTCGACATGCTGCTGTCGACCAATCCGATCGCAGCCGCCATTCCGGCCGGCGACGAAAACCCGATCGTGCTCGACATGGCGACCACGGTCGCCGCCTACGGGAAAGTGAAAACCAAGGCGCTGCGCGGCGAGACCATGCCGGAGGGCTGGATGATCGATCGCGAAGGCAAGCCGCTGACCGACCCGAAACGCGCCGACGAAGGCATGCTGCTGCCGCTCGGCGGCATGGAGGCCGGATACAAGGGCTACGGCCTTGCGATGATCATCGGCCTGCTCGCAGGCACGCTCGGCGGCGCCGCGATGGGCCGCGACGTGATCGACTTCAATCACGACGACGACAGCGTCACCAACACCGGACAGGCGGTCGCCGCCATCAACATCGCAGCCTTCGGTGACATTGCCGTCTTCAAGCGAAGCGTCGATGCGCTGGTGCGCGATTTCCGCAACAGCCGGCGCATGCCGGGCGTGGACCGCATCTGGGTGCCCGGCGAACGCAGCCATGAAACGCGCCTCAGGCGGACCAGCCTTGGCATTCCCATAGCGCCTGCGCTGCTGCGCGGGCTGGACCAGGTCGCCGACGATCTTGGGATTGCGCGGCTCTAG
- a CDS encoding Lrp/AsnC ligand binding domain-containing protein, with product MVPFFVQFKCKLGQSYAVANALAEAEIASEIYSTAGDYDLLVKFYVDNDTDIGHFVNEKVQVIPGIQDTHTIITFKAFGTG from the coding sequence ATGGTTCCCTTCTTCGTCCAGTTCAAATGCAAGCTCGGCCAGTCCTATGCCGTCGCCAATGCGCTCGCGGAGGCCGAGATCGCCTCGGAGATCTATTCCACCGCCGGCGATTACGATCTGCTGGTCAAATTCTACGTCGATAACGACACCGACATCGGCCATTTCGTCAACGAGAAGGTGCAGGTGATTCCGGGCATCCAGGACACCCACACCATCATCACCTTCAAGGCGTTCGGCACCGGCTAG
- the thiD gene encoding bifunctional hydroxymethylpyrimidine kinase/phosphomethylpyrimidine kinase, whose product MTTPIALTIAGSDSSGGAGIQADLKTFAALGVYGASVITALTAQNTTGVSGIHQVPAEFVTAQIDAVFSDLDVGAVKIGMVAHPPVIDAIVAGLKRWAPKHVVLDPVMVATSGDRLLATEAVDALRTRLIPLASVITPNLPEAAALLDEGVAADEAAVEKQGRRLLALGCKAVLIKGGHGEGAESIDYLVDSSGVTALAAPRIATKNTHGTGCSLSSAIAAELAKGEGMDSAVRNAKAWVSAAIAEADRFTVGHGHGPIHHFHKFY is encoded by the coding sequence ATGACGACGCCGATCGCGCTCACCATCGCCGGCTCGGATTCCTCTGGAGGAGCGGGCATCCAGGCCGACCTCAAGACGTTTGCCGCGCTCGGCGTCTACGGCGCCTCCGTGATCACGGCGCTGACCGCGCAGAACACCACGGGCGTCAGCGGCATCCACCAGGTGCCGGCGGAGTTCGTGACCGCGCAGATCGACGCGGTGTTTTCAGATCTCGACGTCGGCGCGGTCAAGATCGGCATGGTGGCGCACCCGCCGGTGATCGACGCCATCGTCGCGGGGCTCAAGCGCTGGGCGCCGAAGCATGTCGTGCTCGATCCCGTGATGGTCGCAACTTCGGGCGACCGGCTGCTCGCGACCGAAGCCGTCGACGCGTTGCGGACCAGGCTCATTCCGCTGGCGTCGGTGATCACGCCCAATCTGCCGGAAGCCGCAGCGCTGCTCGACGAAGGCGTGGCGGCGGACGAAGCCGCCGTCGAGAAACAAGGCAGGCGATTGCTGGCGCTCGGTTGCAAGGCGGTGCTGATCAAGGGCGGCCACGGGGAGGGCGCCGAGAGCATCGATTACCTGGTCGATTCCTCCGGTGTCACCGCACTCGCCGCGCCGCGCATCGCCACAAAAAATACCCACGGCACCGGCTGCTCGCTCTCCTCGGCGATTGCCGCGGAGCTCGCGAAAGGCGAGGGCATGGACAGCGCCGTGCGCAACGCCAAGGCCTGGGTCAGCGCTGCGATTGCGGAGGCGGATCGTTTCACCGTCGGGCACGGCCACGGCCCGATCCATCATTTTCACAAGTTTTATTGA